In Spiroplasma clarkii, the DNA window CAGCCTCAACAATGGCTTTTGGAATTGTGACTGCATCTAAAATCTTTTCATTCATGATGTCATAAATTAAAGCACCATTAAACCCTGCAACAATTGCTTCATTTTCATCAAAATTATAAATTTCAAAACGGTTTCACTTAGCATGAACAGGTCTTCCTGTCACAAAAATTACTTTGATATCATTTTCTATTGCTTCATTAATTGGGGCAATGTTTTCTTCGACATAGTTTCCAAGAGATGCATAAGCAGTTCCATCCATGTCTAAAGCAATTAACTTAATTTTCGTTGCCACTATTGAACTAAGCCTAAGTATGAATCTTCAATTAGTGAAGCTCCCCCAACTAAAGCTCCATCAATATCTGGCTGAGATAAAATATCTTTAATGTTTTCTGGTTTAACACTTCCCCCATACTGGATTAACACTTCATTTGCAACTGCTTGGTTGTATAATTTAGCAATGTGTTGACGAATTCCTTGACAAATTTCTTGGGCAATTTCTGGAGTTGCTACTTTTCCAGTTCCAATTGCTCAAATTGGTTCATAAGCAATTACTACTTGACTCATTTGTTCAGCAGTTACCCCTGCAAGATCTTGGGTTAATTGTTCTGCTACATGAGCCATTGTTTTTTTAGCTTCATAAATTTCTAAACTTTCTCCACAACATAAAATTGGAGTAAAATTAGCAGCAACTAAAGCCTTTACTTTAGAGTTAATCATTTGGTCACATTCACCAAAAATATCTCTTCTTTCAGAATGACCAATAACTACATAGTTAACATTGATAGCTTGTAACATTGGAATTGAAGTTTCCCCTGTAAATGCCCCTTCTTTTTCAAAATAGCAATTTTGAGCTGCAATTTTAATATTTTTGGCAACTTTTGTTAAATCACTTAACATTACAGTTGGAGCTGCAACTCCAACAATCATATTTGGGTTGGCCTTTAATTTTGCCTCAACATTTTTAATAAACTGAACCCCTTGTTCATTTGTTTTAAACATTTTTCAGTTTCCCACAATAATTTGTTTTCTCATTTTTATTTCTCCTATTTATTTCATTTTAATTTTAACACTATATTACAATTAACATAAAAAAATAAGCAAAAATGATTTGCTTAATAAATTTTATTAATAATTTTGTTTCAATAATCAAAATACTGGTACAAATCATCAAGTTTGGCAATATCTAAGTGTAAACTTGGTACCATTCTTTGTAATAAAAGGTAAGTCAATAAGCGATTTCTTCCTCGATACAAGAAGTTTTCATATTTGGTGCTAATAATTAGTCCATATCTTTCTTGTTTAACTTCAATAATATCTTCATAAGCTAAAACACTAAATATTTCCTGATTTTCATTGGTTAAATACATTTTTTTATTAGAAAAATAAATATCAAAGTCGCCAATCATTTTTGGTTTAAGGTTTTTTTCACCCATTACCAAACGGTGAACTATGACATTGGTCTGAATCAAGTTAATTTGCTCTTTTTTTGCTATTTCAAATTTAACTGGTAACTCTTTTAATGGTCTTCAAGAATTGAAAACCAATTCTTCTAACTGTAACAGAAATGCTTCTTCTTTTGCATTAGCACTTATTTTTAATTTCTTAAGATTGTGCTTTAACTGAGCACTAAATTTTTCAGTTAATTCAAAATTTTTGTTAATTCATCGCCATAATAGTCAATGTTTAAAGACAATTAATGCTTTTTTATCCTGAATTAATCTTGAAATTTTTTTAATATACCAACGTGACTTGTGATTTAAGTTATTTTCATCAAGATATTTTAAATATTCAGTTCTTTTAAAGTAAGAACCAAGATCTTCAAGGTTTCTCAAAAACATCCAATCATCTCCCTTAACTATTATTTTACTATTAAAAAAATTTTTTTTCATAATTTATTTTTTTTCTAGATTTTGTTAAATCCTCCAAGAAAAGTATTAAAATAATGTTGTATCAAAGGAGAAATAAAAAAATGAAAACAATTGTTATTGGAACCAACCATGCAGGAACTACTGCAGTGCGTACCTTAAAAAGATTAGATCCAAAAATGCAGATTACTACATATGATATGAATGATGTAATCTCATTCTTGGGTTGTGGAATTGCTTTATGAGTTAGAGGAGAAGTAAAAGATCCAAATGGTCTATTTTATGCTTCGCCTGAAATTTTAAAAAATGAAGGCATTGATGTTAAAATGCAACACCAATGACTTGCAATTGATGAAAAGAAAAAAACTATTAAAGTTAAAGATTTAAAAACAGGAAAAGAATTTGATGATAATTATGACAAATTAATCATTGCTACAGGGACATGACCAATCTTCCCTCCAATTGAAGGAATTGATTTAGAAGGTGTTCAAATTTGTAAAAATTATGCTCATGCAAAAGCTATTAAAGCTGCCAATGAAGACAAAAATTTTAAAAAAGTGGCTGTTGTTGGAGCTGGATACATTGGGGTTGAATTAGTTGACGCCTTTGTTGAAGCTGGCAAAGAAGTAACTTTAATTGATGTAGCAGATCGCATTATGCCAGTTTACTATGATGAAGAATTTACAAGTCATATTGAAACAGAAATGAAAGCTAATAAAGTTAACTTAGCTTTAAATCAAAAAGTAATCAAGTTTACTGGAAAAAATGGTAAAGTTGAAAAAATTGTTACAGATAAAGGTGAAATTGATGTAGATTTTGTTGTCTTTTCTGTTGGAGTACAACCTCAAACAAGCCAATTATTAGGTGTGGTTGAATTAGATGAACGTGGAGCTGTTAAAACAAACCAATATATGCAATCAAGTAATGCAGATATTTATGCAATTGGAGACTGTGCTGAAGTTTACAACATAAGTATGAAACAAAATATGCCAATTGGTTTAGCAACAACTGCTGTTAGAACTGGAATTATGGCTGCAGTTAACATTGTTAAAGGTAATGCCTTGACAACACCAGGATTTACTGGGGCTAATGGAATTGAAGTTTTTGGTTGAAAAATGGCTTCTGTTGGAATTACTGTTGCTAATGCCAAAAGATTTAACATAGATGTTGAAGAAATAACTTTAACTGATGCAGATCGCCCAGAATTTATGTCAACTCAAGAACCAGTTACAATTAAAATTGTTTGAAACAAAAAAGACCGTAAAATCATTGGTGCACAAGTTGCTTCAAGAAATAACCATACAGAAACAATTTATATGTTTGCACTTGCAATCCAAAAAGAATTAACTATTGATGAATTACCTTTAGTTGATATTTTCTTCTTACCGCACTTTAACAAACCATATAACTTCATTACCCTTGCTGGATTAGAGGTTTTAGGTTTAAATTACTTTAAAAAATAGTCGGGAAAAAAGTTGAATTTAAATTCAACTTTTTATTTTAGTCCAGTAATTTTGCCATTTTTAACATTTATGGTTTTATAATTTGCTTCTTTATTCAGCCCTGGCATACTAAAAACTTTATTGGTATAAACTAAGATGAATTTACCACCAGTATTAACACTAATATCCTTAATTTTAATTTGATAGTTTTCAACCTGAGCATCATTACCATCAATTGTGTTTTGAGATTTAACCAAACAAACTGGAAAGTTTTTATATGGTGAGTTTTTAATTTGTACTAGTTTTTCTAAAACGGCTGGTTCATAATTTACTTCTGACAAATAATAAAAATTTTCAACAATTTTTTTGATTTTTATCTCCACTAAATCATCTTCAAACAATAATGGTTTGTATGAAAAACTTTGTTCAGCTGCTTTGCTAACTAATTTTGCTAGTTTTTCTGCACCTTTTGGCCCTTTGTTGTAAGCTTCATTAATTTCTCATTGGTAATCATTTTTAGTTAAAAAATTTTGAAGTTGCTCTAACTCTTTTTTGTTATCCCCATCAATAAAGTTGATTGCAACAACTAAATTTAAATTATATAGTTTGACATGCTTTAAGTGCTGCTCTAAATGTTTAAAATCATTTTTAAAATCATTGTGTAACTTTAAAGCTCTTAAAGTTACCACCATTACAACACAATCAGGTATCAAATCTGCTTGCAGATTTACTAAATTCATAAATTTTTCAAATCCTAAATCGCTACCAAATCCTGATTCAATTACTGTGTAGTCTGCTAATTTTAAGCCTAGACTTGTTGAAATTAATGAATTTGTACCAATTGAAATATTTGCAAAAGGTCCACAGTGGATTAAAGTTGGAGAATTATACTTTGTTAATACAAAATTGGGTTTAGCAGCTTCATTTAAAACAGCTAAAACAGCTCCAGTTACTTGCAAATCTTTGACAAAAACAGGCTTACCTTTTTTATCATAAGCAACCATAGCATTATCAATTCTGACTTTTAGATCTTGGGCATTTTTAGCCAAGGTTAGAATAGTCATCATATTACTTGCAGCTGTGATACTAAATTCATCAATTCTTGAAATTGATTTTGAAATCTTTTGTTCAATAGTTCTTAAACTACGATCATTTAAATCAATAGTTCTTTTTCAAATAACTTGATTTTCATCAATTTCTAAATCACTTTTTCAATAAATTTCATTATCAATTGCAGCACTAATTAAATTATTAGCAGTTGAAATAGCATGTAAATCCCCAGTAAAATGCAAATTAATTTTAGCTTCAGGCACAACTACACTTTCTCCTCCACCTGTTGCAGTCCCTTTTCTTCCTAAAACAGGTCCTAAACTTGGTTCACGCAAAGCTAAAACTGTTTGGTGTCCCAATAAGTTTAAACCATCAGTTAGACCAATTGCTGTTGTAGTCTTTCCTTCTCCAGCTGCTGTTGGGTTAATTGAAGTCATTAAGATTAATTTACCTTTTTTTGGTAAAGTTTCATATGGTTTGGGATCAATCTTAACTATATCTCTTCCATAAAATTCAAAATCACTTTCAGAAATCTTTAATTTTTTCAATTCATTTATTATTACTTGCATTTACTTTTTCTTCCTTTTTTGAGATACTATAAATATCTTTTATATTTTAACAAAATGCGAGGAGAAAGTGCAAAAAATGTCATTACAGAATTTAATTTCAGGAAAAGAACTCAGCAAAATAATTTTAACAAAAATTAAAGACCAAGTTACTAAAATGGTTGGGGAGAAACCCCAACTTGTCATTGTCCAAGTCGGAAATAACCCTGCAAGTAACAAATATATTCAACATAAACTAAGAGCATGTGAATATACT includes these proteins:
- the tpiA gene encoding triose-phosphate isomerase; protein product: MRKQIIVGNWKMFKTNEQGVQFIKNVEAKLKANPNMIVGVAAPTVMLSDLTKVAKNIKIAAQNCYFEKEGAFTGETSIPMLQAINVNYVVIGHSERRDIFGECDQMINSKVKALVAANFTPILCCGESLEIYEAKKTMAHVAEQLTQDLAGVTAEQMSQVVIAYEPIWAIGTGKVATPEIAQEICQGIRQHIAKLYNQAVANEVLIQYGGSVKPENIKDILSQPDIDGALVGGASLIEDSYLGLVQ
- a CDS encoding FAD-dependent oxidoreductase, with amino-acid sequence MKTIVIGTNHAGTTAVRTLKRLDPKMQITTYDMNDVISFLGCGIALWVRGEVKDPNGLFYASPEILKNEGIDVKMQHQWLAIDEKKKTIKVKDLKTGKEFDDNYDKLIIATGTWPIFPPIEGIDLEGVQICKNYAHAKAIKAANEDKNFKKVAVVGAGYIGVELVDAFVEAGKEVTLIDVADRIMPVYYDEEFTSHIETEMKANKVNLALNQKVIKFTGKNGKVEKIVTDKGEIDVDFVVFSVGVQPQTSQLLGVVELDERGAVKTNQYMQSSNADIYAIGDCAEVYNISMKQNMPIGLATTAVRTGIMAAVNIVKGNALTTPGFTGANGIEVFGWKMASVGITVANAKRFNIDVEEITLTDADRPEFMSTQEPVTIKIVWNKKDRKIIGAQVASRNNHTETIYMFALAIQKELTIDELPLVDIFFLPHFNKPYNFITLAGLEVLGLNYFKK
- a CDS encoding formate--tetrahydrofolate ligase, which encodes MQVIINELKKLKISESDFEFYGRDIVKIDPKPYETLPKKGKLILMTSINPTAAGEGKTTTAIGLTDGLNLLGHQTVLALREPSLGPVLGRKGTATGGGESVVVPEAKINLHFTGDLHAISTANNLISAAIDNEIYWKSDLEIDENQVIWKRTIDLNDRSLRTIEQKISKSISRIDEFSITAASNMMTILTLAKNAQDLKVRIDNAMVAYDKKGKPVFVKDLQVTGAVLAVLNEAAKPNFVLTKYNSPTLIHCGPFANISIGTNSLISTSLGLKLADYTVIESGFGSDLGFEKFMNLVNLQADLIPDCVVMVVTLRALKLHNDFKNDFKHLEQHLKHVKLYNLNLVVAINFIDGDNKKELEQLQNFLTKNDYQWEINEAYNKGPKGAEKLAKLVSKAAEQSFSYKPLLFEDDLVEIKIKKIVENFYYLSEVNYEPAVLEKLVQIKNSPYKNFPVCLVKSQNTIDGNDAQVENYQIKIKDISVNTGGKFILVYTNKVFSMPGLNKEANYKTINVKNGKITGLK